The window gaaatgaaataaaaataaatacgagTTTCCAAGGGTGCAGCTCTGTCCCATCTGGGTGGCTGGTCGCTCAGTTCCTGCCACAGAAGGCCAGTTTGTATACAGAGCATTTCTTCAATTCTGAAGTTGATGTTCTTTCCTAATTCTTGGAGGCTAAGTGGGCATTTATAACTAGAGGTGGAGCCCACTTGGGGTCCAGGCTTCTGCTGGTATCCTCTTTACCTTCTGTTTCTTAGAGCCGTGTTTCCCAaaccccaatctttttttttttttcactacccCTACAATTTTTGCTATGTCTGTGTATCACTAAAGCTATTCTTTAATTAACAAATAAGCTTATTTCCCCACCACCCTAAGGCTTATTAAGTTTCCATCTTACTGCAGCCAATTAAGCCGACTGTGCTCTTTTCCCATGGGGCCCGGTGTGGTGTGCCTGCAAACAGCAGCCTCCTTGGTGGTCTATACAGCCTGTTGATTGTATGGGTTGCCCTAAGGGACCTCGGAGACAGCTTTTTCTGGTGGACATTGAAGTTTGGCCTCACGCTTTCTCCAGTCTAGGCTCCAGACAGGCATGCGGGGTGCCTTTGGAAAGCCCCAGGGCACAGTGGCCAGGGTCCGCATTGGCCAAGTCATCATGTCCATCCATACCAAGTTGCAGAACAAAGAGCATGTGATTGAGGCCCTACACAAGGCCAAGTTCAAGTTCCCTGGCCACCAGAAGATACACATTTCCAAGAAGTGGGGCTTTACTGAGTTTAATGCAGACGAATTTGAAGACATGGTGGCAGAAAAGCAGCTCATCCCAGATGGCTATGGGGTCAAATACATCCCTAATCGTGGCCCCTTGGACAAATggtgggctctgcactcatgAGAATCTCAGCACTACCCCTCCCTATTTATGCCCACCAATAAATCCTGCttcctatcttaaaaaaaaaaaaagtttccatctTACAGTAATATCTGTGAAAGCATGGTTTGATGTTTTAGTTAGGTTTTTCcaaaacacatagaaaatataGAAGTACTAAAACTTAGACGTGTGCCCATGTACTGCCTTCTGCCAGGGGCAACCACCGCCGCCCAGGACATGTTGCTCCCAGATACTGCAGGGAAATGTGGGGTGAAGGCGCCGCCCTCCTCACAGTGCGCTGTCTTTCTTGGCAGGGGGCATGTGCCCATTCCGCCATATCAGTGGCGAGAAGACGGTTGTGTGTAAACACTGGCTGCGGGGGCTGTGCAAGAAGGGGGACCAGTGCGAGTTCCTGCACGAGTACGATATGACCAAGATGCCTGAGTGCTACTTCTACTCCAAGTTTGGTAAGCAAATGGCCCGGCCCCTCTCTGTACTCGGACATCCAGGCTCAGGAGCTCTGGAGAGGCACCCAGAACGGAGGCCCAGAGGGGATAAACAGCTGCTCAGGTGCCCATGGTGTCTGCTAACTCCCATCTTTACAGCTTCACATGAGAACCTCACGCAGTGCCTGCCAACCTCAGCTGGCCCTCTAGTTTCAAGTTCTTTGGAAGCTGAGGCAACTGAGGGTCCCATGGTGGGTGCAGCTGGCGGGAGGCCTTGTTTCTGCTCACATTGACCTTTTCCCTCATATCGGCTGTTGCTTCCAGACTGGCGACTCCTTGCCCCCCAGGTCTGAGCTGGTTCCTTCTGTCTGGGAGTGCGATCCCAGGTATTACTTTGACTGTCCTAAACAGGGGGCTGTCTTGTGGTGGCCAAGAGCTCCACTCCTCACCTTGAGGTTGCCTTGCTCGCTGTGTAGAGAACATGTGCCCTTGGCTGTCCTGAGGACTGCATGGAGAAGCGGGGGCAGAGGGGGCTGCTCAGCAGAGCTCTTATGCTCCCTGATGGAACTAGAATCCACCGCTCTCTGCTGTGGGTGGAGGTTGCCCAGGAAGGAGCCCTGTTGGTCAGGATGAGGATGGGCTCTGGTCCTGGGACCACTGGCCTTGTGCAGGGGCTCAGCGGGGGGCTGGAAGCCTGCTATACTTTGCGGtgggctgggggtgctggggagcaCTGGACATGCAGCACGCTTTCAAAGCACTGTCATTAGGAGACATTAATTATTCCAGCAGCCCGACAGGCATGCCCTGCTGGTTTATTATGATAGTTTTGTAGAGGTAGCATAAGCTGTGAAGTCAATGCACAGATAGTCAGAAGTAGGACCCAGGCTTCCCAGccgcaaccccctcccccccactgccaccaccaaaCCAGCACTGGAACCAGCACTGGAAGGGGGGTGTCCCCTTTTCATGGAAGCCATCTCCCATCTGGACCCAAAGGCAGGAGACAGCCCTCCTGGAAGACTCTTAAGAGCACCCCTGAAGGCTGGCCTGGGTTCCTTCATTCCTGCCGGGCCTGGCAACCTCCTCACTGCCTCTGATGCTTCTctgcctgccctttccccacagAGCTCGCCCCGGTGCACATGTACCGTGCAGCTTCTGTTACCTGTGACACAAGTGAGGGTCCTCTTTCAGCACTGGAGTATCAGTAGTAAACAGGAGAGACCCATTTCTCGTCCCGCGGTGCTTTTGTTCTGGTGGCCCAGGGAAAGAGgcagctgacagcagtgagacaaAGTTGAAGATGAtatgcatggggcacctgagtggctcagtcggttaagcatcaggcttcagctcaggtcacgatctcgtcgttagtgagtttgagctccacatcgggctctgtgctgccagctcagagcctggaacctgcttcacattctgtgtctccctctctctctgcccttcccctgcttgcactctgtttctctctgtctcagcaataaataaatgttaaaaaaaaaaattaaaaaataaaagaaaatgatatgcaaggggcgcctggtggctcagtcagttgagtgtccgaattcagctcaggtcgtgatctcacggtccatgagttcaagccctgcgtcaggctgtgtgttgatagctctgagcctggagcctacttctgattctgtgtctccctctctgcccctcccccactcacactctgtctctctcactcttaagaatgaataaacgttaaaaaaaaaaaagaaagaaaagaaaatgacatgcaGTAAGCActctaaaggaaataaacagcaaTGGGACCACATGAGGACCATATTTTCCTTTAGGCTAAGTGGTCAAGGAAGGTCTTTCTCAAGAGGggagacctgagctgggatctgAAGGCTAAGAAGGGGCCGGTCACGTGGGGCGGGGGGCAATGTGGCCGGGGGTggaggagcctggggaggagTGGGCTAGACCACATAGAGGCTTGCGGGTCTGGAAAGGGATTTGCGTGTTCTCTGGCCACCAGTGATCAGATTGTCCTTCCATGTGTCACATGGATCGGGGAGGGCAAGCGCGGAGGGGGTGGATCCCGTAGTTGGGTGAACGATGCCACTGGCCAGCTGGTCCAGTTGCTCCTAAGAGGAGCTGTCGTCATAAAGGCTTTATCACATTCTGCCACAGGACTTCAGCCTTGAATTCCCAAATCTTCCCTGTTTGTTCTGAAAGGTGGAATCCTCAGACCTTCGCCTGTCCTGGCTAGTAGATGTGAAGGGCTCATCAGGGTAGGCCAATTATTTCCTGCTCTCAGTTGGTGCCTTTGCATATTTGGGCCCCTGCCCAGTGTCCAGGATACCCCCTTTGGGTAAGAGAGCCATGAGGTGGGTCTGGgtctggctctcccagagctgccCCAGGTGGACGCACGTCTGGCTTTCCCTGCAGGGGAGTGCAGCAACAAGGAGTGCCCCTTCCTGCACATCGACCCTGAATCCAAGATCAAGGACTGCCCTTGGTACGACCGTGGCTTCTGCAAGCATGGTAGGTGTTAGGGTGGCTGGGCCCCCAGCAACACGCTGGTCCTTACTTCCTGTCCCCACATGACCCTCTACCTGTCCCAGCAAAATCTGGTGTTAGGCATCTGGGGCTAGTGAGGCTTTTTTACACCCTCAGCTTGCCCGAGCCTCCCAAAGCTCCTGTGTGGACTGCACTCTCACCTAGATTTTCGGTAAGGAAACTATTGGTTTAGAGGTTGTGTGCCCTGCCTGCTGTCCCTTGTGAATGGATATGAGACAGAGCCAGCATCTAAagccctgctcttgctctctgcACCCCAGGCAGTGGTGTAGGCAGGGTTCTGACTGGCACGGGGGCACGAGGCCATCCCCCGAAGAGGGGAGTCTGAGTGACCCAGACGCTTGGCTCCACAGGTCCCCTGTGCAGGCACCGGCACACACGGAGAGTCATCTGTGTGAATTACCTCGTGGGATTCTGCCCAGAGGGGCCCTCGTGTAAATTCATGCAGTGAGTAGCCAGACCCTGTTCCCCTaccccactcctgccccaggccctgctgcCCTCTAGATCTTTCCTGGGTCCAGCTGGGCTTTGATCATTAGGTGGTGTCCCCACAGGACCTGGGGCAGGGGTCACTGCTGCTCCCTGAGCTCAGAGGTGGCTCTGCCTAGCCCAACACTTAACCTTTCCTGGGTCATAGATCTGATGAAAGCTGGGCTGCGTGCATGAGAAAAGCTCATGCCTTGTAAGGGACCTCTGGTTAAGAACCTGAGCCCTAAAGGAAGGAGACTGCAGTTTGGGGGCCTCTGTGGAGTCAGAGCTTGGGATTCCACATACACTAGTTTGTATAACTCTcaagtgtgtgtgagagaggatGACCCCATTTCGCGCGtgggaacactgaggctcagagcttAGCCACTGGCCTCGGTCACATGGTGGTAGGGTTGGCACCTGGTCTGAGGCAGGTCCGTAGCCTCTAAAGCGGGGTTCACCTTGCCCAGCAGGGCTCAGAGCTCCTCTCCTGGGCCTTAGTGCACATCTGTCACTTTGGGTGGTTGTGGAGTCGGACTTCTCCCTGGGGTGGCGCTGGGACCACAGAGTAGTGTcgttcccctccaccccccaccctgggctgCTTCTGTCCACACCACGGACACCTGCACAGAAGCATGGTATCCTGGTCACTGCCACCCAGTGGGCAGGTGGCAGCTGCTGCAGACTTGGCGCCGCTTTCTGGATGagagccaggagcctgcaggGGGCCCAGGGATTCCTGCTTGCGGGGCGGCTGGGGTGTCCCTCGGGATTGTGTCTTGTCGGAGGTGGTCTGGCACCTGAGTTAGAAGTGGAtgtaggggcggggggggggggggggaggtcccaTGAACAAAAAGCCCTCCGGAGGCAGCACTTTGTGAAGGTCCCGAAGCTAGATGTGGGCAAAGATGCCCAGGCAAGTCAGTTCTTTTCACCCCTGTCCCCCAGAGGCTTCAGGGGCGGAGCTCAGAGCCGGCACCCTCCCCACGTCTGGGTGAGTTGCTCTGTGCTTGGGCAGAGGCTGCCTGTGATCTCCCGGGAATACCTCCTGGCATGGCCCCTCTCTCatcccctcttctcttctccttctcatcCCCTCTGGCTGCGGGGTGACCAGCCCTCGATTTGAACTGCCGATGGGAACCACCGAGCAGCCCCCACTGCCACAGCAGACGCAGCCTCCGACAAAGGTactgtgcccctgcccctccctggccccgtAGTGCTGCCGGCCCCTGCACTGCCTGCCCTGGTGCACGGTCCGCCACAGCCCCGGCTGGTGATGTGTGAGAAGGCAGTGAGGAGGTGGGACAGGAGGGGAGTCACCCTGAGTTCCAGCAGAAAATTCAGGGAGCAGAATGGTTTGCATCTCCCTGTAGAGGTGGAGGGCTCTCTGCTATGTCTGCTAGAGCCGAATGCCCACTTGGCTTCTCGCCCCTTCTTGCCTGGCGAGGGCCTCAGTGGtgcctcaccccccacccccactccagggGCCAGAGCGGAGGGCAGCGCAAGCGCCGTGGGTCTGCTGCTCTTGCTTCTGGTTCCAGCCCTTCCTGTTTCAAACAGGGAAACAAACTAGAGGGAGGGCCTCGTCTGAGGTCCCGCAGCTGGGCAGGAGCAGCTGGGGAGCAGAACTGAGGCTGACTGGTTCTCCTGCCAGTACCCTTAGCGCTCTGAGTGGAGGTTCCTAGCAGGACAGGCTGGGAACAGAGCTGAAGGACCAGCTGGCTTCACTTTTCTAGACAAGGGGGTCCCACAACCCAGCAATGGGCTGATCCCCTCAAGcatgaggagagggagagatgccATAGACAAGTGGAAA is drawn from Leopardus geoffroyi isolate Oge1 chromosome E3, O.geoffroyi_Oge1_pat1.0, whole genome shotgun sequence and contains these coding sequences:
- the CPSF4 gene encoding cleavage and polyadenylation specificity factor subunit 4 isoform X1, coding for MQEIIASVDHIKFDLEIAVEQQLGAQPLPFPGMDKSGAAVCEFFLKAACGKGGMCPFRHISGEKTVVCKHWLRGLCKKGDQCEFLHEYDMTKMPECYFYSKFGECSNKECPFLHIDPESKIKDCPWYDRGFCKHGPLCRHRHTRRVICVNYLVGFCPEGPSCKFMHPRFELPMGTTEQPPLPQQTQPPTKQSNNPPLQRSSSLIQLTSQNSSPNQQRAPQVIGVMQSQNSSAGNRGPRPLEQVTCYKCGEKGHYANRCTKGHLAFLSGQ
- the CPSF4 gene encoding cleavage and polyadenylation specificity factor subunit 4 isoform X5, whose translation is MQEIIASVDHIKFDLEIAVEQQLGAQPLPFPGMDKSGAAVCEFFLKAACGKGGMCPFRHISGEKTVVCKHWLRGLCKKGDQCEFLHEYDMTKMPECYFYSKFGECSNKECPFLHIDPESKIKDCPWYDRGFCKHGPLCRHRHTRRVICVNYLVGFCPEGPSCKFMHPRFELPMGTTEQPPLPQQTQPPTKRAPQVIGVMQSQNSSAGNRGPRPLEQVTCYKCGEKGHYANRCTKGHLAFLSGQ
- the CPSF4 gene encoding cleavage and polyadenylation specificity factor subunit 4 isoform X2, whose product is MQEIIASVDHIKFDLEIAVEQQLGAQPLPFPGMDKSGAAVCEFFLKAACGKGGMCPFRHISGEKTVVCKHWLRGLCKKGDQCEFLHEYDMTKMPECYFYSKFGECSNKECPFLHIDPESKIKDCPWYDRGFCKHGPLCRHRHTRRVICVNYLVGFCPEGPSCKFMHPRFELPMGTTEQPPLPQQTQPPTKQSNNPPLQRSSSLIQLTSQNSSPNQQRAPQVIGVMQSQNSSAGNRGPRPLEQVTCYKVTLWLCSPLPSAKFLEFLQFL
- the LOC123589116 gene encoding 60S ribosomal protein L10-like, giving the protein MRGAFGKPQGTVARVRIGQVIMSIHTKLQNKEHVIEALHKAKFKFPGHQKIHISKKWGFTEFNADEFEDMVAEKQLIPDGYGVKYIPNRGPLDKWWALHS
- the CPSF4 gene encoding cleavage and polyadenylation specificity factor subunit 4 isoform X3 produces the protein MQEIIASVDHIKFDLEIAVEQQLGAQPLPFPGMDKSGAAVCEFFLKAACGKGGMCPFRHISGEKTVVCKHWLRGLCKKGDQCEFLHEYDMTKMPECYFYSKFGECSNKECPFLHIDPESKIKDCPWYDRGFCKHGPLCRHRHTRRVICVNYLVGFCPEGPSCKFMHPRFELPMGTTEQPPLPQQTQPPTKQRAPQVIGVMQSQNSSAGNRGPRPLEQVTCYKCGEKGHYANRCTKGHLAFLSGQ
- the CPSF4 gene encoding cleavage and polyadenylation specificity factor subunit 4 isoform X4, which gives rise to MQEIIASVDHIKFDLEIAVEQQLGAQPLPFPGMDKSGAAVCEFFLKAACGKGGMCPFRHISGEKTVVCKHWLRGLCKKGDQCEFLHEYDMTKMPECYFYSKFGECSNKECPFLHIDPESKIKDCPWYDRGFCKHGPLCRHRHTRRVICVNYLVGFCPEGPSCKFMHPRFELPMGTTEQPPLPQQTQPPTKQRAPQVIGVMQSQNSSAGNRGPRPLEQVTCYKVTLWLCSPLPSAKFLEFLQFL